A genome region from Phaenicophaeus curvirostris isolate KB17595 chromosome 10, BPBGC_Pcur_1.0, whole genome shotgun sequence includes the following:
- the GPR160 gene encoding probable G-protein coupled receptor 160 has product MAAVLCENCSVQYYTQVNHQPLEISCMLLLIMLGKVFLDFFMLQVKQKNVKVSFMGYFCVSLALLDFTVLMSISLIFYFKDFALWGVQFTKYHICLFTQIMSLTCGILHYPVYLVAGLDYYLTIGQTSQFPKRGQRLLYVFAVVVIWISGGFCILKVPFVYKEPEAQNRFSPHWCPLYASMQSYSVSWAMVLLTGTALAVCWKEVTTMLLSARVVSFASQPALMFSYVSNNDGTCFKWQLLPRLLICFLGTWAPFVVFQIILLFLGARIPAYMEMNVPWLYFINSFLIAIAYWCRCHDVEFTEEMWSRDPFVSWKFCFMPFNNEKTEPADKPGTVIVIC; this is encoded by the coding sequence ATGGCTGCCGTACTTTGTGAAAATTGTTCTGTTCAGTACTACACCCAGGTCAACCACCAACCTCTTGAAATCAGCTGCATGTTGCTCCTGATTATGCTTGGAAAAGTGTTCCTTGATTTCTTCATGTTGCAAGTTaagcaaaaaaatgtgaaagttaGTTTTATGGGGTACTTTTGTGTTTCGCTGGCACTTCTCGATTTCACAGTGTTGATGAGTATCTCTTTGATTTTCTATTTCAAGGACTTTGCGCTCTGGGGTGTGCAGTTTACAAAGTACCATATCTGCCTGTTCACTCAGATAATGTCTCTGACCTGTGGTATTTTGCATTACCCTGTGTATCTTGTAGCAGGTCTGGATTATTACCTTACCATAGGGCAAACCTCTCAATTTCCTAAGAGAGGTCAAAGATTGCTTTATGTATTTGCTGTGGTGGTTATATGGATTTCAGGGGGATTCTGTATTCTTAAAGTTCCATTTGTCTATAAAGAGCCAGAAGCTCAGAACCGTTTTTCTCCTCACTGGTGTCCTCTCTATGCCAGCATGCAGAGCTACTCGGTCTCGTGGGCCATGGTGCTGCTCACAGGCACAGCTCTCGCAGTTTGTTGGAAGGAAGTTACAACCATGCTGCTGTCTGCCAGGGTGGTTTCCTTTGCCAGTCAGCCTGCTCTGATGTTCTCCTACGTCTCCAATAACGACGGCACTTGCTTTAAGTGGCAACTCCTGCCCAGACTCCTCATCTGTTTTCTTGGCACTTGGGCACCTTTTGTTGTCTTTcaaattattcttttgtttctggGTGCTCGGATTCCAGCCTACATGGAGATGAACGTCCCATGGTTGTACTTCATCAACAGCTTTCTCATCGCAATAGCATATTGGTGTCGATGTCACGATGTTGAATTCACAGAGGAGATGTGGTCTAGGGATCCATTTGTCAGCTGGAAATTCTGCTTTATGCCGTTTAACAATGAAAAAACAGAGCCAGCTGATAAGCCAGGCACAGTAATTGTGATCTGTTAA